The genomic region CTCTAATGGGCCATCCTGTTATATTTTATCACTTACCACGTGGCTTatgcattaattttattaattttccgcTACCAATGCTCTTTTTTTCTTACAGATCATACTTGGCGATGTCAATGTATCAATTTTGAACAGAAACGACAAAGTTCGCTACAAAGATGACTACGAAAAGTTTAAATTAATACTCAACGTAATTGGTCTGTTAATGGCGTTTCTCAATTTGATATTCAACTACAGGTGAGTGGAGGATATGGATTGGTGTAGAAGCCTAACGCATCATTGCGAACTGCACTCTGTCGTCGTTGGCTGACAGAAAACGCGAAATGATTTCTATACTTTTGACTTTTTGCTTTCTTCTTTGGCTCTTATTTTCCGTCAATTAATGCCTTTTGCCTTAGCTTTGCTGAAACTTTCCCGCTTGTCCTTTTGAGGGGcgttatttattttgcatttttattcccGCTCTATTTAGTTTTCTCATTCCATTACCACTCaagatatttatttaagaattttcacgcgaaaacgaaattatttcagtagaaattaTTTCTCTGCTATGATTAAGTTTTGCAAATTGTTTTCTAATTGCATTCAAATGGCATTCCAAATACAATATTTGTTCGCCACCGAAGTTCTacaaattgtttataattttctttccaGTTAATTTTGGGTGCGCTTTATTTATCTCAAAGTGCTAAAAGTTGTTTTGATAACAagaggaaaaaattgttttgctatttgggaagaaaataaatttgagaatgaagttttaatttgttttgcagTAAACCGTAAGAAagtcattaaataaaaaaaattacatgaaaattaaattatcacTATCAAAATGATAtggcatttataatttttcgtaTAGTACTCTATGGGCAAAaattaaggtgaatttggttgtaaaatgaaaaatctttatttattcttgtaaatcaatttcatcttcttcaaaataatcccctctcgatgaaatacacttatgccaacgatttttccaatccccgaaacatgccaaatagtccatttccggtatagccatcagcaccttcttcgattcagcttttatctcctcaatcgactcgaaacgcgttccccggaatggtctcttgagttttgggaatagccagaagtcacacggagccaaatcaggcgaatacggtggttgcggaacgatatgcgtggaatttttggcgaaatggtcacgaagaacgattgcagtgtgagacggtgcattatcgtgatgcaaaaaccaagagttggtggcccataattctggtctttttagacgaattgcttcacgtaaacgacgcataacgctcaaataatattccttattaacagtttggccaggtggaaggaattcatagtgcaccacaccacgaaaatcgaaaaaaactgtcatcatgacctttatttttgaacgattttgacgtgctcttttcggtctggcctcgcctttagcacgatattcgcttaattgggcggttgtttcagggtcgtaagcataaatccaagtctcatctcccgtaatgatgcattcgagcttgtcctgatagtctgaaagcattgtttcacacacatcaacgcgacgacttttttccaagaaattgagagttttcggtaccaaaagagatttgacttttcgtaggcccaaatagtctttcaaaatggttttcacagatccttctattattccgatcatatcagtaaggtctttaacagccaaccgacgatttttgagcactaactccttcactttattgacgtgttggtcatctgttgacgtcgatggtcgtccagaGCGCTCccagtcatcaacacgttctcgaccctctttgaagtctttgtaccacttataaacatttttctgcgacatggtcgaatcaccaaatgccttctgcaacatgctaaacgtttccgcagccgaaatttcattccgcaaacaaaatttgatggcacttctctgctcaatcaaatcagacattgtaaaaatcgaaaaatgcactcttggtcgtttggtaaacacaagcgtaaatatattactgataatgacattcacatgaaagttggcccaaatgttattaacagtgctgccaactcatgaaaaaaaagaactagagcgaaattttaatcccgcgaagtttgacaaataaattcaccttactttttgcccacattaGTACATAGAATTTTGAGACCTCTGACCTCTCGGTTATATTCccgtaaatataaatatgactTCCAACGATGGACACGTaaagtataattggcgcgtacaccctttttgggtgtttggcccagctcctcctcctatttgtggcgtgcgttttgatgttgctccacatatggagggatctacagttttaagccgattccgaacggcagatatttttatgaggagctttttcatggcagaaatacactcggaggcttgccattgcctgcggaggggcgaccgctgttagaaaaatgtttttctgtttttgttttttgtgtttcaccgagatttaaacctacgttctctctgtgagttccgaatggtagtgacgcaccaacccattcggctacggcggccgccattaaagggcgcaaattaaatatttggctCATAGTTGGATCACATGCTTAGAAGCTTCTGAATGTTGCTGCAAATGATGAAAACGTGGCTAATTCCCTATTTATCTcagctttaaattattttataagcaCCAGAATGAAACATACAATAGGCGAAAAAGTaacatttatttaactttcGCACTTTCTTAGCTAAATCATGCTCATAGCGCGAGTCCTCTGAAACaactgaatttaaaatttaaaatttgctgcaTTTTAATCAGGGTTTGTTTTACAAATCCATGTTTGTATATTGGAAAATTAGACTTTAATTAAGTACAGCACAATTATTTAATTCGACCCCACtgtgcaaaaaagaaaagaaaaaagattaGACTAAAATtaagattgagcaataacaaaaataaagccattaattttttttatacgtcAATGCAAAATGTTGCCAGCTTATTTCTGTATTGTTAGTTGATTTTTCCACTGTGTAAGGTTTACATAGCCGGTAAACTCATTGAAGCAagcttttggtttttgtatgatATCACCTGTTGATTTGGTTAGGAATTTCATCACATTACCCTTTGGAGGATTTATTGAGTTCAAAACCACTGTAAAAGCAAGAGTTTATGAATAACGCACTAACCAGTGGAAATGTGAGATCTCCGATTGCACGCGTCagataaatgtaaatattgcCAATattgaaaacacagtaaaataataatgaaaatggctttattgctTTTCAAGATATTCTCCTTAGAAGTTAATACATTTCTGCATtcacttgaaccaattttcaaaacaattttgcctCTCAGAAGTGGCTCACTCCAAAACGGACTGTTTCAAAGCTTCAACAGCTTATACTGGCGTtcaaaaacgttgacctcgcattttatttttaaagctcGGGTACCTCATTAGGTACCAAATCAGAGCTGTAAGGTGACCCATTAATGTGATcttttaagtgctcaaaaactcctGTGTAAGCCGATACGTGAAAGCTTGCATTGTCTTCGTGAAGGATGTTTCGTCttcggcgattggttttccttaattcacCGAAAATTTCTGCAAATAAATGGTTGTATACCATTCAGAATCGATTGTTTTAAGATTCTCTAGTGGTACATTTGCGACGCAATCAGATTCGCGCACAACTTTTATTCGATTAAGCTCGTCTGGGAACACCCTTGCAGTCGATTGCCGTGTTGTCATTAATCTACCTGTTTTTAGTGGCTGCTCTAGCCTGCTCAACTTGTTAGAACAGGAATTTTAGGAACAACGAAAACGACAGCCTCAGATACTTTAGTAATCTGGAAGTCTGTAAATGTATCTTAAAAAAAGTTGCCGGGAAAAGACAACGGATACTGTTAAAATACTTTTCTTTAACGTCTTAAAACACACAATTATTTTGTTGCACTTTTGGTCTAGAAAATTAACTTATAAGTCTCTAATTGCCAGACAAAGGCACTGAAACCGTGAATGTCCGCCTAAGGCagcttttattgtaataaatatcTATAATCATTCAGTGAAATCAGCTTCTTGGGGTCGTCAAAATTACATATAActgttctagaaaaaaaaattcaagaatcactactttgaattatttttaggagaaaatttaaaaaataattttatttttggtttatgaCATTAGTATTGTGGTTGACAATTTAGTATTGTGGTTAGTAAATACTGGGCCATGAAAATAGCGATGTTCTTTGAGGGGAAAAATACCGTAATTCGGCTTATGAATATAACTATTTCGGTGAATCATTTAAGTTAATAATTCTAGCAATCATTAAGAACCAATTTTAAGAGGCAGTCCgtgattttttactaaaaaaaggtCCACTAATAAATCAGTCGCCTTGTATTTACATTTTGCAGATTAATTTCATAtagtgaatttttcaaatcggTGCCGAGGATTGAAATCGCCATCAACTAATTGGAATAGGCtgaaccttttttcaaaaatttttgggacGTCTAATTAACGCCATTAAATTTCGAAGGTTTCAAGTATAGTCACCTTTCGGCAAAATTTCGAGCTTGTGCAGTGTAAATAATTTATGTTCCTGGCTTTGTCCACAGTGTCTTTTGTCTACCATATCTGTTTATGATAGGATAGGGAGAAAATTATATAGTATAATTAAGGTGTTTTCGAACAACAAATGATTACGTGAAAAGTTTTGTCATAATAGAAATGAATTTGAGGATCGTTCCATGTCGTTTTCATGCTCTTTGTAAGGGGTAAagattaaggggggagcctggtttataaggtcaaaaaaatcaattttttgttttttcgttttaagcgattcctaatatatttcagaatattcacacaaagttacagagcctaattctcaatatttccgtagatacaaagccaaaggcgAGCGTtgggtagttacgctgtgaccggacagctatagtacaaaatttatcttcttttcccgacttttcatttttatgatttctttgaattggcgtacatgaatgaaaaaaaactaatgaacctttgaaattaatcatagcttgttcccttcagtattaaattctcttctatttgaactaacaaaatagataaaaaaaaattcttcaagttttttataccaagttgaagtgaatttttttgtatagaaagacatttttttctttaaaacctccaaaaagttgaaattttggaatttctctcagttttcttagttcatctagaataaaaaatgatgataattagaaatccatttgaatttttttgctttagataatagttacgagctgtatcttgtacgccagttggaaactccagcgttgcagcgctctactaatttctatgttaaacatttttttcaacttattttaaacagtacaaaaatttgttgtactttttaaatgttcattaaaagatagaaaaaactttgcagtgcttttcttaaaaaaaaaaaatcgcaaagagatgcaatttttagacctcataaactaggctccccccttaaacctACAATTGGATGTTTTAGTCGGTTCGTTACTAACAAACGCGTTCGCGTGCAGCGACAGCCCTTTTATACTTTTGAACGTTGCATTTAgtcaaaatataacaaatttaataactgcattcaacttaaaaaaacattttaaaacataaatatatttgaatttttcttcaatCACTAGGGCTCTGGAACTTGCCTACATTTTTCTGCTAGTCTGGTATTATTGCACCCTCACTATTCGTGAATCTATACTCAAAGTTAATGGTTCGCGCATTAAAGGCTGGTGGCGAGCGCATCACTTCATATCAACGGTGGCGGCTGGTGTGTTGCTTGTGTGGCCGCAGGGCGAGCATTGGCAGCTGTTCCGCACACAATTCATGTACTTCAATGTCTATATCAGTAAGTAGCCGCGACGGAggcatatataaatttacatttgcacatatacatttacataaataGTCTTGCCATGTCGGCAGTGCCATTTATTCTGTCCAACCTTATCCTTTATAGTGCAATGCGCAGGCGAGTATACACACTTACAAAGCGCTGATTTATTTGTACTGCTATTACCTATTTATAACACACCACCACCATTACCCCTAACAtcctcatcatcaaaaaaaaaaaaaaaaaaaattgtgtagttATGCATCCTTCTTTCTTTCTTCCAGACCTTGTGCAATATTTGCAATTTGGCTACCAGAAGGGTTTGCTATATCGACTGAAGGCGCTCGGTGAACGTCACAACATGGATATCACTATTGAAGGTTTCCACTCGTGGATGTGGCGTGGCCTGAGTTTCCTGCTACCATTCCTATTCGGGGGCTATACATTCCAAGCATACAATGCATGGACGCTGTACAAGTTGACAACGAATCCGCCAGGAGCGCCATGGCATGTAAGTCGTCGGGTGGGTGTGGAAAAGAATCAGCGAAGAAGACCAATAGAAACTTGTGTATGTGTAGGTGTCCGTCGGTGCTTGCTTCTGTGTGATTTATTGAGTGGCTGTTTGAGTGACAGCAAGCGGCTGGCGGGCATATCCACACTTTGTGTACGTGGTTGTGGAGCACCTTAAAGAACCTACCTATTTGAGTATCtgcgcatacatacaatatgtatgtgtgtgcgctcATGCCTGTAAGTGTGCTTGGTTGCGTCCTGGGCATAATGCATTGATTGATTGTGCCTGATTTGCTGGCTAATTGATTAATCCATTCGGCTAATTCGCATGCAATCACCCTTTCTGTTTGCCGTGctctgtacatatatttaatccTTGTTGACTTTCTGCCTTTTGTCTTTACATACacaccttttttgcattttaattttgctGACTTAACCACTTTTCTTGCTGTATTCCATGCTGTAGGTGTCGGTAATGTGCGCCCTCTTCCTCCTGCTCTTCAGCGGCAACATTATCACCACATTGTTGGTCGTGCCCGAGAAGATACGAGAACGTGCCAAGGAACGCTATCGCCTACAGTCCATGGGCACATCAATGAAATTGCGCAAAATGATGAGAGTGAGTATGAAATGGTTGAGTGCAAAggcattcacttaaaatttgtatgtattggtgctTTAATATCGATCACACTACATATTAgctttacatgaaaatttaattaatctaagttaaaatttgtatgaattcatttttgtttgcGAAGGAAACTTATGGGCTTGAGGGAACCGAGCACTAACAATTGAATATTTAGTTATCGTAATAATAGCAAGGGCGATCATAACATTTCATTAGCATTTTTTAATCGTACTGCAAGTCATTGTTCTAAAAAAGgcggttttaaaaatattttgttttccaaaaactGACTAGTTTTCATACCATTTCGGCtttgattttttctattgataAGTGTGATACTGGTATATATATTTGGCATACATAATCGTATgacatatgcagaaaaaatatttttctgtaacTGGAATCGAATTTTCCTTGAAATATAATTACGCATTATATTCTTTGAACttccatatatgtaaatactaacatgtacatatgtagatatctgATTTACAAATCCATTCTGCTTTACAtatcaatttaataaaaaaaaactcattcttTCTTTTCATCTCTTTCTACAAGGTGGTGTAAACTTaaccatccaattttgttttggactaacttttttataaaaaacatcaaatgattttgagtgatggaaatccttattttggcccttacgcgctccattgcttgtattctgcagctgtctagtccaAAAACATTGAATACGATAGACGTACGAagccattttaaaaattattaatcttgtgatagggtgattaatttttcgccaccttgtatatccaACCTCGTACAATATATTGTACTATATTACGTCCTACTCACAAATTCCAACTTGCAGTTTGTCTAATAGAAGTGTGACcgtcaaaattcaaatttattttgtgaaaaattaagaaCGCGTGTGATGATGATCAATGAATTTCGCGTaagaaaaacgatttgaagcagtTTTCGTCTGTACACAGCTTAAAAGTCCAAAAATATCACGTCTGCCGCAAagtatttgaagaagtcgaagacgttcataaataaGTGGGTGCAACggtatacatttatataattggcgcgcacaccctttCTGgctgtttggtcgagctcctcctcctatttgtggaggactccgaacggcagatattttttatgaggagctttttcatggcaaaatacactcggaggtttgccattgcctgacgaggggcgaccactattagaaaaaactttttcttcatttcggtgtttcaccgagattcgaattagcgttctctctgaactccgaatggtagtcacacaccaaaccGTTCGGCGACGGCGGCCGCCATGCAAACGGTATACCAAAGTTAAAAATGATGGCGACTTCCCCGGacgatgccaaaaaaaaaaaaaaaatacttctccGCAGGCtcagaagatcattgatttgtttgtgataAAGGCGAACTTATCGTTACGTGAAACTGAAGCAGTTTAAAGGAAAAGTGGTGCTAATGTATCCAAAGACAGGGTTCGGGGATGTTTAGTGgcagaagacctcaaattccgGAGCATATTGAACAACTCGCCGCTCTCAATATCACACATTTAAAAAAGACTTAAAGTAGCTAAGGAAAATTCAGAATGGAATTGGGGAAACATAATATGCACGTGGTGTACTGCtaataatcgacaacttcaacgaacaTCCTCCTTCTGTTAAACATTCAGTTAAGGGGAcctggtggtctagaaatttcaaaaaatcgatttttttgttttttcgatatttcgaaagtatagcatcttaaaatacagtgaaattttcatgcggcaattcccaatattatagcttctacagcccattaactaagtagagagtggtccgcgcgctcctcTACCACAAaccttaaactcatttatctcgaaacgacttttttcggcacggcggagatgaaaacaaaaaaaactattcaaccgaatcacttgaaatatggatatgttgttcacaacatgtatCGCTATCGTCGGAAgtagaatcataattttatttaaataatttcctattttttaaactaaaaaactagtgaaaaaacccgattttacgaacttttttccaaaagtgcgccattttgtcaatttttcatttttcgatttgttctagttccgaccataactgcactctttctgattaagaatcttcttgaattttgggtttcagatgagtagaagtctcgaaatcatctacgccgtccgggctcgatttttcgagagggtcatcttcagcggcatttttatgataataaatattgtttcaaaagtaaaaaaaaaaattgtttgtatgctcaataaacgtactaataagcccgaaaagttgaaacatcgttttttaaatttttaacggcaaaaaaaaatcgtcaaaataggtgaaattttcgtgctctagaccaccgggtacccTTAAGGTTCATGTTTGTGGCTGCTTCTCCGAAAAATGATTTGGCCGTTTATTTGTGCTTACCGCCAATTTaaatgcagttttgatgaataaaattagCATTATTAGTTCTCAGCATTAGTAGCATTATTAATGCCAGTTGCGTCGATGTTTGGAAAAACCAACAAACCTTGTATTTAACAAGAAGACAATGATCCAAATGTCGAAGCCGAAGTTGTCCGATGCAAATcatattgaaaatgtttaggCAAAAGTTAATCAAAAACTCAACGGAGAACAAATATGGACGGCCAAACAATTATGGCAAATTCGGTTGATTTGTAGTCGCTTACTTTCACAACTTGCGCAGAAACTAACGCAAAGTAAGAGTCGAAGATGTGAAGCTATTATATCTAATGGTGGTGACCGTGCGTcttattgaatatattgcaaataataaatattataagcccaTACAATGTAGTTAGTTCgaatcgaattggtcaaatagtttctaAGTTCTGGTGGTCACGTTTCTTTTAGGCAGACTGTACCTTTGCCCTTGAATCCACATCTCATCACTCATACCTTACTGATACATAATGTAGAACTGACATTTTGCTTACTACTATCaaataaatatactaaaaaaatatttaatctcCTCATTTTGGGTATATGACTTGGCCTTATTGAAAGCAAAATTTGAAGcaataaaatgctttttttcattaattactttttaatgTCAATTTAAAGGTATTCCTGTCAAAAAATTGGTCGACACTTTCTGAATTTGTCCCTTCTTTCGCTCAGGATTACATTTCAGCTCATAACCCAAGAACCCGataagttatactattttgttaaacattgtacttaatattatatatttatataaaatgttaGGTACTAATTATTGTtaagttatttaaatttcttaagttctaatattaaaataatgaatacaCGAAATTAGTCATTGAATTGTTTGAATTAAACGTATtagtatttacaaataaaacattttctttttatttgaatgtttattcaaaaataaaattggttgctgaacgaaattcaaaaaatttcttttaacttttttgttgtttttagtttgaaataaataaatatttatacgtaGATACTATCCAATATTTGTGTGTGAACCCCAAAGCCATTTTTGCTTTCTACCCATAAATGttcatcattattttttcaaatatttcttgtTTGCACTAGATAGATTGTTCGATTTTGTAGTTTTAGCATCGTAATAGGTTTTGGctaaatgtgttgaaaaaaggttttttttattattttttttttattactattgcaatctagttaacaaaactaataaccagttcattttacatatatttaattaaattaaaacatctcaagtaaagacaaaattttatgaaaagagatCATGCGGTTTCGTCCTTTTTAATCTT from Anastrepha obliqua isolate idAnaObli1 chromosome 2, idAnaObli1_1.0, whole genome shotgun sequence harbors:
- the LOC129236790 gene encoding transmembrane protein 120 homolog isoform X1, with product MNIDTLRNEWDELTKDYVELEDCNRRYIELLEQLHSHQQKCFNEIKHQRYRMNQITASLKQCKTAHNPEEKAKVEDLQKNTLKRKAQIHEIEQSLPAQSGLYLKIILGDVNVSILNRNDKVRYKDDYEKFKLILNVIGLLMAFLNLIFNYRALELAYIFLLVWYYCTLTIRESILKVNGSRIKGWWRAHHFISTVAAGVLLVWPQGEHWQLFRTQFMYFNVYINLVQYLQFGYQKGLLYRLKALGERHNMDITIEGFHSWMWRGLSFLLPFLFGGYTFQAYNAWTLYKLTTNPPGAPWHVSVMCALFLLLFSGNIITTLLVVPEKIRERAKERYRLQSMGTSMKLRKMMRSSISETDISSQQLLANNKLENSASIYATDATPETTTALTTKIESITGNANPPADGDVIQNKLNEEEGEQQEQAETEPKDKKTN
- the LOC129236790 gene encoding transmembrane protein 120 homolog isoform X2, with the translated sequence MNIDTLRNEWDELTKDYVELEDCNRRYIELLEQLHSHQQKCFNEIKHQRYRMNQITASLKQCKTAHNPEEKAKVEDLQKNTLKRKAQIHEIEQSLPAQSGLYLKIILGDVNVSILNRNDKVRYKDDYEKFKLILNVIGLLMAFLNLIFNYRALELAYIFLLVWYYCTLTIRESILKVNGSRIKGWWRAHHFISTVAAGVLLVWPQGEHWQLFRTQFMYFNVYINLVQYLQFGYQKGLLYRLKALGERHNMDITIEGFHSWMWRGLSFLLPFLFGGYTFQAYNAWTLYKLTTNPPGAPWHVSVMCALFLLLFSGNIITTLLVVPEKIRERAKERYRLQSMGTSMKLRKMMRVFLSKNWSTLSEFVPSFAQDYISAHNPRTR